In Paenibacillus sp. FSL M7-0420, a single genomic region encodes these proteins:
- a CDS encoding ThiF family adenylyltransferase has product MGPDQNTPVGRYSRQVRFAPFGAAGQQGLGRSCVLVVGMGALGTGIAETLARCGVGRLILVDRDYVEWSNLQRQQLYTEDDARVRTPKAAAARTRLMAVNSEIVIEAHVLDVRAEELESLLPGVDLIMDGTDNFDTRLIINDLAQKHGIPWIYGACVGSYGITYTILPGETPCLNCLLGTIPLGGDTCDTAGILPQAVQMVTTNGTAEALKLLGGFKDKLRGKLLTFDIWHNEQQEIGVRAAKKNDCPSCGESRSYPYLSASNTERSDVLCGRDTVQIRPAHRRSLDLEETAARLSRLGSGKVERNPYLVSFTEEPYRMVVFADGRALIHGTSDIAAARSYYHRYFG; this is encoded by the coding sequence ATGGGTCCTGATCAAAACACGCCGGTTGGCAGATATTCAAGACAGGTCCGCTTCGCGCCGTTCGGCGCAGCAGGACAGCAGGGACTGGGACGTTCCTGTGTGCTGGTTGTTGGCATGGGGGCGCTGGGAACAGGCATCGCCGAGACTTTGGCCCGCTGCGGGGTTGGGCGGCTTATCCTTGTTGACCGTGACTATGTGGAATGGAGTAACCTGCAACGCCAGCAGTTGTATACGGAAGATGATGCCCGTGTGCGCACGCCCAAGGCGGCTGCAGCCCGTACCCGGCTGATGGCGGTCAATTCGGAGATTGTGATCGAGGCTCATGTGCTTGATGTACGTGCAGAGGAGCTGGAGAGCCTGCTTCCCGGCGTGGATCTGATTATGGACGGGACCGATAATTTCGATACCCGGCTGATTATCAACGACCTGGCGCAAAAGCACGGCATTCCCTGGATCTATGGAGCCTGTGTCGGCAGTTACGGCATTACGTATACGATTCTGCCGGGTGAAACCCCCTGTCTGAATTGTCTGCTGGGCACGATTCCGCTGGGCGGGGATACCTGCGACACAGCCGGCATTCTTCCGCAAGCAGTGCAGATGGTGACTACGAACGGAACGGCTGAGGCGCTGAAGCTGCTCGGCGGGTTCAAGGACAAGCTGCGCGGCAAGCTGTTGACCTTCGATATCTGGCATAACGAGCAGCAGGAGATTGGCGTGAGGGCGGCGAAGAAGAACGACTGTCCCTCATGCGGTGAATCACGGAGCTATCCGTATCTGTCAGCCTCTAATACAGAGCGCAGCGACGTGCTGTGCGGCAGGGATACGGTGCAGATCCGTCCGGCACACCGCAGAAGTCTTGACTTGGAGGAGACGGCTGCCCGCCTGTCCAGGCTCGGCAGCGGCAAGGTGGAGCGCAACCCGTATCTGGTTTCTTTTACAGAGGAGCCGTACCGGATGGTTGTGTTCGCAGACGGGAGAGCCTTAATACATGGAACCAGTGATATCGCTGCCGCCCGCAGCTATTATCACCGGTATTTCGGTTGA
- a CDS encoding ABC-F family ATP-binding cassette domain-containing protein, translating to MSLLSVEDVSHNFGDRVLFKDVSFRLLDGEHVGIVGANGVGKSTLMNILTGKLLKDNGKVEWTPRVRYGYLDQHTLLTAGKTVRDVLKDAFLPLLELEHELLAITDKMGEASPEELDLLLEQMGDIQEQLDIGDFYLIDVKVEEMANGLGLTAIGLDRDVTSLSGGQRTKVLLAKLLLEKPNVLLLDEPTNYLDVEHIDWLTNYLKQYPYAFMLISHDTEFMNKVVDVIYHLEFSKLTRYTANYEKFLEMAGMNKAQHIDAYEKQQDFIKKQEDFIQRNKARASTSGRAKSREKQLGRMERIDKPEEAMKPVFQFKESRASGKTVFEGVDFEIGYDRPLLPSKLNMIIERGDKIAIVGYNGVGKSTLLKTILGVIPTYSGKTYLGDYLSSAYFQQELKAENITPIEDVWNEFSGLTQNEVRGHLARCGLKNEHITRPMNMLSGGEQAKVRLCKLMMRESNWILFDEPTNHLDIVAKAELKRALMEYKGTILLVSHEPEFYEDWVTKVWNVEQWSAQTVY from the coding sequence ATGAGTTTACTTAGTGTGGAAGACGTTTCCCATAATTTCGGGGACCGGGTGTTGTTCAAGGATGTCTCCTTCCGTCTGCTGGATGGAGAGCATGTGGGAATCGTGGGTGCGAACGGCGTGGGCAAATCGACGCTGATGAATATTTTGACCGGCAAATTATTGAAGGACAACGGCAAGGTGGAGTGGACGCCGCGGGTCCGTTACGGATATCTGGATCAGCACACCCTGCTTACCGCCGGTAAAACCGTGCGCGATGTACTTAAAGATGCCTTTCTGCCGCTGCTGGAGCTGGAGCATGAGCTGCTGGCGATTACCGATAAGATGGGGGAGGCGAGTCCCGAGGAGCTGGACCTGCTGCTTGAGCAAATGGGCGACATTCAGGAGCAGCTTGATATCGGCGACTTTTACCTCATCGATGTGAAGGTTGAAGAGATGGCGAACGGACTGGGCCTGACGGCGATCGGTCTGGACCGGGATGTCACTTCCCTGAGCGGGGGACAGCGGACCAAGGTTCTGCTGGCCAAGCTGCTGCTGGAGAAACCGAATGTACTGCTGCTCGATGAGCCTACCAACTATCTCGATGTGGAGCATATTGACTGGCTGACGAATTATCTGAAGCAATATCCGTATGCGTTCATGCTGATCTCCCATGATACGGAATTCATGAACAAAGTGGTCGATGTGATCTATCATCTGGAGTTCTCGAAGCTGACCCGCTATACGGCCAATTACGAGAAATTCCTGGAGATGGCGGGGATGAACAAGGCCCAGCATATTGATGCGTACGAGAAGCAGCAGGATTTCATCAAAAAGCAGGAGGACTTCATCCAGCGCAATAAAGCGCGTGCCTCCACCTCAGGCCGGGCCAAGAGCCGGGAGAAGCAGCTTGGACGGATGGAGCGGATTGATAAGCCGGAAGAGGCGATGAAGCCTGTGTTCCAGTTCAAGGAGAGCCGGGCCAGCGGGAAGACGGTGTTCGAGGGCGTTGATTTCGAGATCGGGTATGACCGTCCGCTGCTGCCAAGCAAGCTGAATATGATCATAGAACGCGGGGACAAGATTGCGATTGTCGGCTACAACGGGGTCGGCAAATCGACGCTGCTCAAAACCATCCTGGGTGTCATCCCTACGTACAGCGGCAAAACCTACCTGGGAGACTACCTGAGTTCAGCCTATTTCCAGCAGGAGCTGAAAGCAGAGAATATCACGCCGATTGAAGACGTATGGAATGAATTCTCCGGTCTGACCCAGAATGAAGTGCGTGGCCATCTGGCCCGCTGCGGTCTCAAAAACGAGCATATCACCCGTCCGATGAACATGCTGAGCGGCGGTGAGCAGGCCAAGGTACGATTGTGCAAGCTGATGATGCGTGAGAGCAACTGGATTCTGTTCGATGAGCCTACGAATCACCTTGATATTGTGGCCAAGGCTGAGCTTAAGCGGGCGCTTATGGAATACAAGGGAACGATTCTGCTGGTGTCTCATGAACCGGAATTTTACGAGGATTGGGTGACGAAGGTCTGGAATGTGGAGCAATGGTCCGCGCAGACCGTATACTAA
- a CDS encoding serine/threonine protein kinase: MEFTGKLSPGQILGGRYYVTGLIGTGGMSRVYLAEDMRLPGMLRAIKESVIREGGYGAGAIQAEAELLISLRHPLLPQIADFFPPDSGGYTYLVMDYIEGITLHQYMAEQSNSMTGKRILSYARQLLEVLHYLHSHEPPIVYRDLKPSNIMLTGEHELKLIDFGIARRLRGGSGEDTEKLGTAGFAAPEQYGGGQSCPVSDLYGLGALLLYMASGGEFSAWQPGMERKLQGQLPDRMIPVIRRLLRHHPEERYGSAEEVRRVLQQLEIGGAGESRHERTDIRKAPDDIQSQQSPVVVAVLGVSPGIGTTHTSLAVSRCLSPAGRTAWVDCNPGSQVFNRMKEMAGSPEINGVLGTQVQPFNCMGVDYWRLLPSEGLPQVPEQAYAYIVMDLGTGGGEGALEAFTGSSFPLLIASGADWRLEDTLHWLRRRGLIPRPEWRICLPLAGEHTVALLASLLEPASVYSLPLQQDPFQSKGKLVQAIRGMLGPLKGARFPAKNIRLFQKKS; the protein is encoded by the coding sequence ATGGAATTCACAGGAAAGTTAAGTCCCGGACAGATTCTGGGAGGGCGTTATTATGTAACCGGGTTGATCGGGACAGGCGGAATGAGCCGGGTATATCTGGCGGAGGATATGCGGCTGCCGGGTATGCTGCGGGCCATTAAAGAAAGTGTCATCCGGGAGGGAGGTTATGGTGCAGGCGCCATTCAGGCGGAAGCGGAGCTGCTAATTTCGCTCCGTCATCCTCTGCTGCCGCAGATTGCGGATTTCTTCCCGCCGGACTCAGGCGGCTACACCTACCTGGTGATGGATTATATTGAGGGCATCACCCTGCATCAGTATATGGCAGAGCAGTCTAATTCAATGACGGGGAAGCGAATCCTAAGCTATGCGCGGCAGCTGCTGGAGGTGCTGCATTATTTGCACAGCCATGAGCCGCCTATCGTCTACCGGGATCTCAAGCCTTCGAATATCATGCTGACTGGAGAGCATGAGCTGAAGCTCATTGACTTCGGGATTGCGCGCAGGCTGAGAGGCGGCTCCGGTGAGGACACGGAGAAGCTTGGAACAGCCGGGTTCGCAGCCCCGGAGCAATACGGCGGCGGGCAGAGCTGCCCGGTGTCGGACCTGTACGGGCTTGGCGCGCTGCTGCTGTATATGGCCTCCGGCGGGGAGTTCAGCGCCTGGCAGCCCGGGATGGAGCGGAAGCTGCAGGGTCAGCTCCCGGACCGGATGATTCCGGTCATCAGACGGCTGCTGCGGCATCACCCGGAGGAACGGTATGGCAGTGCTGAGGAGGTAAGGAGGGTCCTCCAGCAGCTGGAGATTGGCGGTGCGGGGGAATCTAGACATGAGCGGACGGACATACGTAAGGCTCCGGATGACATACAATCGCAGCAATCTCCTGTGGTAGTGGCAGTATTAGGAGTGTCCCCCGGGATTGGGACCACGCATACCTCGCTTGCTGTCAGCCGCTGCCTGTCGCCCGCCGGACGGACGGCATGGGTAGATTGTAATCCCGGTTCGCAGGTATTTAACCGCATGAAGGAAATGGCGGGGAGCCCTGAAATAAACGGTGTTCTGGGGACACAGGTGCAACCGTTCAACTGCATGGGAGTGGACTACTGGAGGCTGCTCCCTTCGGAGGGACTCCCGCAGGTACCGGAGCAAGCCTATGCTTACATCGTCATGGATCTTGGAACCGGCGGCGGTGAGGGGGCGCTGGAAGCGTTCACAGGCAGCAGCTTCCCGTTGTTGATTGCCTCCGGTGCGGATTGGCGGCTGGAGGATACCCTGCACTGGCTGCGCCGCAGAGGCCTGATTCCCCGGCCGGAATGGCGGATCTGCCTGCCGCTGGCCGGGGAGCATACTGTGGCGCTGCTGGCTTCCCTGCTTGAACCTGCGAGCGTATACAGCCTGCCGCTTCAGCAGGACCCTTTTCAGAGTAAAGGGAAGCTGGTTCAGGCCATCAGGGGGATGCTTGGACCGCTTAAGGGTGCCCGTTTTCCTGCAAAGAATATTAGATTGTTTCAGAAAAAGAGCTGA
- a CDS encoding SAM-dependent methyltransferase, with the protein MNDVTEDKSISRYICTANHGFAPYAQEELRRLFGAVKSTLLLPGEIFLATLEEEPEEVAQRLAQNLPVFLRHIQPVDFQDTGDLPALERLAVYLSRRSELQGEKVSLHVRKGPSSFWEQSPGELREWLQGRLDSLDAEFTVQEPAWVISVYADGDALYAGVSRPEANLSSWNGGMIRFRKEDGQISRAKFKLMEAEKEFAIPFYSFKNAVDIGASPGGWTSFLLERGLKVTAVDPALMHESLRKNPALKILRKNAGEVKFRENEFDLLVCDMSWSPKLMAKLVTELLHSLTPGGSAIVTVKLMHKKPMAVIKEIITMFEGQRMQVQRAKQLFHNRDEITLYMIKY; encoded by the coding sequence TTGAACGATGTTACGGAAGACAAGAGTATTTCAAGATATATCTGCACGGCGAATCATGGTTTCGCCCCCTATGCACAGGAGGAGCTAAGACGCCTGTTCGGAGCGGTTAAAAGCACCTTGCTGCTGCCGGGAGAAATCTTCCTGGCCACGCTTGAGGAGGAGCCGGAGGAGGTAGCGCAGCGGCTGGCACAGAACCTGCCGGTCTTCCTGCGCCACATTCAGCCAGTAGATTTCCAGGACACCGGCGATCTGCCGGCTCTGGAACGGCTGGCGGTATACTTAAGCCGGCGTTCGGAGCTGCAAGGCGAGAAGGTGTCGCTGCATGTCCGCAAAGGCCCGTCCTCCTTCTGGGAGCAGAGTCCCGGCGAGCTGCGTGAATGGCTGCAGGGCAGGCTTGACAGCCTGGACGCCGAGTTCACCGTGCAGGAGCCCGCTTGGGTGATCTCCGTCTATGCGGACGGTGACGCGCTGTATGCCGGGGTATCCCGGCCGGAGGCGAACCTGTCCAGCTGGAATGGCGGCATGATCCGCTTCCGCAAGGAGGACGGACAGATCTCGCGGGCCAAATTCAAGCTGATGGAGGCGGAGAAGGAATTCGCCATTCCGTTCTACAGCTTCAAGAATGCGGTCGATATCGGCGCTTCTCCGGGAGGCTGGACCTCATTCCTGCTGGAGCGCGGCCTCAAGGTTACTGCTGTTGATCCGGCGCTGATGCACGAGTCCTTACGTAAGAATCCGGCACTCAAGATTCTGCGCAAAAATGCCGGAGAGGTCAAATTCCGTGAGAACGAATTTGACCTGCTGGTCTGCGATATGAGCTGGAGCCCCAAGCTGATGGCGAAGCTGGTCACTGAGCTGCTGCATAGCCTGACACCGGGCGGCAGCGCGATTGTTACCGTGAAGCTGATGCACAAGAAGCCCATGGCGGTGATCAAGGAGATCATCACCATGTTTGAAGGCCAGCGGATGCAGGTCCAGCGTGCGAAGCAGCTGTTCCACAACCGGGACGAGATTACACTTTATATGATTAAGTATTAA
- a CDS encoding ABC transporter ATP-binding protein, translating to MISLQHLSLRREESLILDDVSLDMKPGENWVILGRNGSGKTTLLEMMTGYLFPSKGSVEVLGYKYGQCDLREVRKRIGYIGPSLMEKLSLTDPVWEVVATGAYAYLRFYQEIPQSVKDRSLKLLEEMNLGELAYHPFGLLSQGERKKAMLARCLIAEPKLLIMDEPCAGLDLYEREKMLAEIDKLRQHNVGVVYVTHHVEEIVPLFTHVALIRDGKLAGAGPKEEVLTQEMLMATYDLPVKVEWDNGRPWIKISSGGKAI from the coding sequence ATGATATCATTACAACATCTGTCCCTGCGCAGGGAGGAGAGCCTGATTCTTGACGATGTATCGCTGGATATGAAGCCGGGGGAGAACTGGGTCATTCTCGGGCGTAACGGCTCCGGCAAAACCACCCTGCTGGAAATGATGACCGGCTACCTTTTCCCCAGCAAGGGCTCTGTTGAAGTGCTGGGGTACAAGTATGGTCAATGTGATCTGCGCGAGGTGCGCAAGCGAATCGGTTATATCGGCCCGTCCCTGATGGAAAAGCTCTCGCTAACCGACCCGGTCTGGGAGGTTGTAGCTACTGGTGCCTATGCGTATTTACGCTTCTATCAGGAGATTCCGCAAAGTGTGAAGGACCGGTCGCTTAAACTTCTGGAGGAGATGAACCTCGGCGAACTGGCGTATCATCCGTTCGGCTTGTTATCCCAAGGGGAGCGCAAGAAGGCTATGCTGGCCCGCTGCCTGATCGCAGAGCCTAAGCTGCTGATTATGGACGAGCCTTGCGCCGGTCTTGATTTATATGAACGGGAGAAAATGCTCGCCGAGATCGACAAGCTGCGGCAGCATAATGTTGGAGTGGTGTATGTTACCCATCATGTGGAGGAGATTGTTCCGCTCTTCACTCACGTGGCGCTGATCCGTGACGGGAAGCTGGCAGGAGCCGGTCCCAAGGAAGAGGTGCTGACACAGGAGATGCTGATGGCTACCTATGATCTTCCGGTCAAGGTTGAATGGGATAACGGACGTCCCTGGATAAAAATAAGTTCTGGAGGCAAAGCGATTTGA
- a CDS encoding thioredoxin family protein produces the protein MKEMNQPELLELLATKGEPLVLFLHTPLCGTCKAARRMIEVAEHLLPPGLLIAEGNVNRLPDLVNTYQISSVPALLAVSADRSAEPDIIYSIHSVERVLAYIRRVTL, from the coding sequence ATGAAGGAAATGAATCAGCCGGAGCTGCTGGAGCTGCTGGCCACGAAGGGCGAGCCGCTCGTCCTGTTCCTGCATACCCCGCTATGCGGAACCTGTAAGGCAGCCCGGCGGATGATTGAGGTGGCGGAGCATCTGCTTCCGCCTGGCCTTTTGATTGCTGAGGGGAATGTCAATAGGCTCCCTGATCTGGTGAACACCTATCAAATCTCAAGTGTGCCCGCTCTGTTGGCCGTATCTGCTGACCGCAGCGCTGAACCTGACATCATCTATTCCATTCACTCTGTTGAACGGGTGCTGGCATACATAAGGAGAGTGACATTATAA
- a CDS encoding deoxyribonuclease IV, giving the protein MTHSPFIGAHVSIRGGYGQAARSARESGATCFQYFPKNPRSLKLKPVDYRDASSCAEYCREQGMASIAHTPYPTNLAAGPGDREVMIASLRNDLEIAEACGSVGIVVHFGHFAGMEPLQGYQKIIQCMNEVLADWTGRTKLLLENMAGNHGHEGMTPEELVKVRELSRYPEKIGFCFDTCHAFAAGIWNPEQTEELIARGEQLGYWANLAAVHLNDSRFPYGSRRDRHAGIGSGYIGGAALSQLVKMEALADKVIVMETEKGPDGTHRAEIAAVRTWFESGED; this is encoded by the coding sequence ATGACGCATAGCCCCTTCATAGGGGCACATGTCAGCATACGCGGCGGGTACGGGCAGGCTGCCCGGTCCGCCAGGGAGAGCGGTGCTACATGTTTTCAGTATTTTCCGAAGAATCCGCGCAGTCTGAAGCTGAAGCCGGTAGACTACCGCGATGCAAGCAGCTGCGCAGAATACTGCCGGGAGCAGGGAATGGCTTCCATTGCCCATACCCCGTATCCGACGAATCTGGCTGCCGGCCCGGGCGACAGAGAGGTGATGATTGCCTCCCTGCGCAACGATCTGGAGATTGCCGAGGCGTGCGGATCGGTGGGCATTGTGGTGCATTTCGGACATTTTGCCGGGATGGAGCCGTTACAGGGTTATCAAAAAATTATACAATGCATGAACGAGGTACTGGCAGACTGGACGGGACGAACCAAGCTGCTGCTTGAGAATATGGCAGGGAATCATGGGCATGAAGGCATGACGCCCGAAGAGCTGGTCAAGGTCCGTGAGCTGAGCCGCTACCCGGAGAAGATCGGCTTTTGCTTCGATACCTGCCATGCTTTCGCTGCGGGCATCTGGAACCCGGAGCAGACGGAGGAGCTTATCGCACGCGGTGAGCAGCTGGGGTACTGGGCGAATCTGGCGGCTGTGCATTTGAATGACTCCCGGTTTCCCTACGGCTCCCGGCGGGACAGACATGCCGGAATCGGCAGCGGATATATCGGGGGAGCGGCGCTTAGCCAGCTTGTGAAGATGGAGGCCCTGGCTGATAAAGTGATCGTTATGGAAACAGAAAAGGGACCGGATGGCACGCACAGAGCGGAGATTGCTGCTGTGAGGACCTGGTTTGAGTCGGGGGAGGATTGA
- a CDS encoding Fpg/Nei family DNA glycosylase, translated as MPELPEMENYRKLLSQHLINVPITGVTVNREKTINMETEEFVKGLVGARIVFVERRAKHILFHLHDGRRLLLHLMLGGLLFYGTEEERPDRTTQVELAFGEHILYFMGLRLGYLHLLSVKEGEAAMGKLGPELLDRRMTAERFAGLLKGRRGALKSLLVNQHVMAGIGNCYADEIAYEARLLPSTLVQNLSPEAVARLYDSVRKVLTEATEIGGYMEMPFMTGDTVTGSYNDACKVYDREGELCLRGGGTIVKTELSGRKVFYCPDCQHDA; from the coding sequence ATGCCGGAATTGCCGGAAATGGAGAATTACAGAAAGCTGCTTAGCCAGCATCTAATAAACGTACCCATTACAGGGGTAACCGTAAATAGAGAAAAGACCATCAATATGGAGACTGAAGAATTCGTGAAGGGACTGGTTGGTGCCCGAATTGTATTCGTGGAACGCCGCGCCAAGCATATCCTCTTCCACCTGCATGACGGCCGCAGACTGCTGCTGCATCTGATGCTGGGCGGACTACTGTTCTATGGTACAGAGGAAGAACGTCCTGACCGTACTACACAGGTTGAGCTTGCGTTCGGTGAGCATATCCTCTACTTCATGGGACTGCGTTTGGGCTATCTCCATCTGCTGTCTGTTAAGGAAGGTGAAGCGGCAATGGGGAAGCTTGGACCGGAGCTGCTGGACCGCCGGATGACGGCCGAACGCTTCGCCGGACTGCTCAAGGGACGGCGCGGTGCGCTGAAGAGTCTGCTGGTCAACCAGCATGTTATGGCTGGAATCGGCAACTGCTACGCTGACGAGATTGCTTATGAAGCCCGTCTGCTTCCGTCTACGCTGGTTCAGAATCTGTCACCGGAAGCGGTGGCCCGGCTGTACGACAGCGTGCGTAAGGTGTTAACGGAGGCCACTGAAATCGGCGGTTATATGGAAATGCCGTTCATGACCGGCGATACGGTGACCGGTTCTTATAATGATGCCTGTAAAGTGTATGACCGTGAAGGCGAGCTTTGCCTGCGCGGCGGGGGAACCATAGTGAAGACAGAGCTGTCCGGACGCAAGGTGTTCTATTGCCCGGATTGCCAGCATGACGCATAG
- a CDS encoding TIGR01457 family HAD-type hydrolase: MNNIGGLLIDLDGTLYHGGRMIPGAQRLIAALRAAEIPFLYVTNNSSRTPASVAAHLRGMGIEARPEEVCTSALAAARYIAGESPGASVAILGEEGLVEACTEAGLTLVSEHPQVVVQGIDRSFTYEALARASRWIREGARFVLTNPDLMLPSDDGVMPGAGTIGAAIEAASGVAPVVIGKPETHLVTYATSLLGIKPEDAVMVGDNMRTDILAGANAGCRTVLVLTGLTTRDNLEHYQQLTGVKPDEICADLAELMVLLGV, encoded by the coding sequence ATGAACAATATTGGAGGCTTGTTAATTGATCTGGATGGCACCTTGTATCATGGCGGCAGAATGATCCCCGGGGCCCAGCGGCTGATAGCAGCGCTTCGTGCGGCGGAGATTCCGTTCCTGTATGTGACGAATAACTCTTCAAGAACACCGGCGAGTGTAGCTGCCCATTTGCGCGGAATGGGCATTGAAGCCAGGCCCGAGGAGGTCTGCACTTCAGCGCTGGCTGCCGCCCGTTACATTGCCGGAGAATCTCCGGGAGCATCCGTGGCGATACTTGGAGAAGAGGGGCTGGTGGAAGCCTGCACAGAGGCAGGGCTAACCCTGGTCTCCGAGCATCCGCAGGTTGTCGTGCAGGGGATCGACCGTTCTTTTACATATGAAGCACTGGCCCGCGCCTCACGTTGGATTCGTGAAGGAGCCAGATTCGTCCTGACCAATCCCGACCTGATGCTTCCCTCCGATGACGGAGTGATGCCCGGTGCAGGTACGATAGGTGCAGCTATTGAAGCAGCCAGCGGAGTGGCGCCCGTGGTCATCGGCAAGCCCGAGACGCACCTGGTGACATATGCGACATCTCTGCTCGGCATCAAGCCGGAGGATGCGGTGATGGTGGGTGACAATATGAGAACGGATATCTTGGCGGGTGCCAATGCAGGCTGCCGGACTGTGCTGGTGCTTACGGGACTGACAACCCGGGATAATCTGGAGCATTACCAGCAGCTGACCGGAGTCAAGCCTGATGAAATTTGTGCTGATTTAGCTGAACTTATGGTACTGCTCGGTGTATAA
- the rnz gene encoding ribonuclease Z: MEIYFLGTNAGVPTLQRNVTSVALRLLEERRTFWMFDCGEGTQHQVLRSPLRLGKLEKLFITHLHGDHLFGLPGLISSRGYQGGTSPLTVYGPPGLKAYLDISLSVSQSRIPYKLEIVEHSGGLIFEDETFKVEAGLLEHRIDSYGYRVTEKDSPGNLNTELLKSYGLKPGPLYGRLKKGEDITTDEGVLIRAAEVIHAPKRGRIVVILGDTRPCAGSLPLAQDADLIIHEATFAHGLAEMAHQYHHSTAQQAAELARDAGGAELILTHFSSRYTSQEELAPLLKEAQEIFPNTLLAEEFCTFPVYRRTPGNDAAD; this comes from the coding sequence ATGGAAATCTATTTTCTCGGAACGAATGCCGGGGTGCCGACGCTGCAGCGCAATGTGACGTCGGTTGCACTCCGGCTGCTTGAAGAACGGCGGACCTTCTGGATGTTCGACTGCGGGGAAGGGACACAGCATCAGGTTCTGCGCTCGCCGCTGCGGCTGGGCAAGCTGGAGAAGCTGTTTATCACCCATCTGCACGGTGATCATCTGTTTGGCCTGCCCGGACTCATCTCCAGCAGGGGCTACCAGGGCGGGACTTCACCGCTTACGGTGTACGGACCTCCCGGGCTCAAGGCATATCTGGACATATCGCTGTCTGTCAGCCAGTCCCGCATTCCTTATAAGCTGGAGATTGTGGAGCACAGCGGCGGGCTGATTTTTGAGGATGAGACCTTCAAGGTGGAAGCGGGACTGCTGGAGCACCGGATTGACAGCTATGGCTACCGGGTAACGGAGAAGGACAGTCCGGGTAATCTGAATACAGAACTGCTGAAGAGCTACGGGCTGAAGCCGGGACCGCTATATGGCCGGTTAAAAAAAGGCGAGGATATCACTACCGATGAAGGCGTGCTGATCCGGGCGGCCGAGGTGATTCATGCACCCAAGCGCGGACGCATCGTAGTTATTCTGGGAGATACCCGGCCTTGTGCGGGCTCACTGCCGCTGGCGCAGGATGCCGATCTGATTATTCATGAGGCGACATTTGCCCATGGCCTGGCGGAAATGGCTCATCAATATCATCACAGCACGGCACAGCAGGCTGCGGAACTGGCAAGGGATGCAGGCGGGGCTGAGCTGATCTTGACCCACTTCAGCTCGCGTTACACTTCGCAGGAGGAGCTCGCTCCGCTGCTGAAGGAAGCACAGGAGATCTTCCCGAATACACTGCTGGCAGAGGAATTCTGCACCTTCCCGGTCTACCGGAGAACCCCTGGAAATGACGCTGCGGACTGA